In a single window of the Colius striatus isolate bColStr4 chromosome 21, bColStr4.1.hap1, whole genome shotgun sequence genome:
- the LOC104563535 gene encoding arylacetamide deacetylase-like 4, whose translation METFYTLALITGILVAFVLLVLIATYHDSFKIETSDVDQPLKLRLYHYTFTLVEILAMKLESLGILEEHVFMRLIADGLPAFRDSKLFTKDLRFDEVPVRIYLPRAPSESKRRGVIFFHGGCGMFGSIRTDERLCQYIARESDSVVVSVGYRLSPEFKYPAQSLDCLTATGHFLKTADDYGVDPNRIIVCGFSVGGTFTAYVCQELLNRKDIPKICAQVLICPFLQALNLQLPSYQKNAFTAILSQKRLARFILKYLNKDCSMAEALLAGSHVPESMNLKYRKWINPDLIPEALKLGYKPPLPTSFLPQVHEEIKELWETRFSPLLAEDAVVCHLPDACIITCEHDVLRDDGLLYKKRLEDNNIKVTWYNVEGGFHCSLGFFAYGIFSFPSSNKIANHILNFIKCY comes from the exons atggaaacctTTTATACTCTGGCTTTAATTACAGGAATTCTAGTTGCTTTTGTACTACTGGTTTTAATTGCAACTTATCATGATTCCTTCAAGATAGAGACTTCTGATGTTGACCAGCCACTAAAGCTCCGCTTATATCACTACACATTTACTCTGGTGGAAATTCTG GCAATGAAATTAGAAAGTTTGGGTATCCTTGAGGAGCATGTATTTATGAGGCTGATTGCTGATGGACTGCCAGCATTCAGGGATTCAAAGCTCTTCACCAAGGATCTGCGTTTTGATGAAGTACCAGTGAGGATTTACCTCCCAAGAGCACCATCTGAGAGCAAACGGAGAGGAGTCATCTTCTTTCATGGAGGATGTGGGATGTTTGGAAGCATCA GAACTGATGAAAGGTTATGCCAGTACATAGCCAGAGAATCTGATTCAGTGGTTGTGTCTGTTGG GTATCGTTTATCTCCTGAGTTTAAGTACCCAGCCCAGTCTCTGGACTGTCTCACTGCTACTGGAcactttttgaagactgcagaCGACTATGGGGTGGATCCCAATCGGATCATTGTTTGTGGGTTTAGTGTAGGGGGCACTTTTACTGCTTATGTTTGCCAAGAACTGCTCAACAGAAAAGATATCCCAAAGATATGTGCCCAGGTACTAATCTGTCCATTTCTCCAAGCACTGAACCTTCAGCTGCCATCTTACcagaaaaatgctttcactGCCATCTTGTCCCAGAAACGCTTAGCCCGTTTTATTCTGAAGTACTTGAATAAGGATTGCTCTATGGCAGAAGCTCTTTTGGCAGGTTCTCATGTTCCTGAGAGTATgaatttgaaatacagaaaatggaTAAATCCAGATCTTATCCCAGAGGCACTGAAACTTGGCTATAAACCACCGCTACCCACTTCATTTTTACCTCAAGTccatgaagaaataaaagaactgtGGGAGACAAGATTTTCCCCACTGTTGGCAGAAGATGCTGTTGTTTGTCACCTACCTGATGCTTGTATAATTACCTGTGAGCACGATGTGCTCAGAGATGATGGATTGTTGTACAAGAAACGTTTAGAGGACAATAACATAAAAGTGACCTGGTACAACGTGGAAGGAGGCTTCCATTGTTCACTGGGATTTTTTGCTTatggcattttctcttttccatcatCAAATAAAATAGCAAATCACATCTTAAACTTTATAAAATGCTATTAA